In a genomic window of Rhopalosiphum maidis isolate BTI-1 chromosome 4, ASM367621v3, whole genome shotgun sequence:
- the LOC113558201 gene encoding zinc finger MYM-type protein 1-like: MSKRTFLSGCEKRKIKYIHELVQDDADGQTLTSKYNIETEQNKDTENNVCGMGYELDLKSDYPTDRGKFDEAVTDTLKRSILKFGSCRPSIEFPRTENRCFSLHYYYMVTKGGLKIPRDWLCYSVLLDVAYCETCWLFADRMSGKFNKEWIEGVSDWQHLSQSIQRHEASIQHLYASKVRSLWIKNQTIDINIENQYSQEAMLWRNVLKRIIKIILCLTAGNSGLRGNEGSLKIKNPNEGNFLRTVKLLAEFDPVLNNIMNDEKQNIKYLSPLIQNEIIDILSSDLCRIICDDIRSSCFFSVIIDSTQDITKEDQVSLIIRYTVVDYEKKHIEIRESFLGGQGYDGAAVMSGTNSGVQKRILEIVPNATFVHCCSHNLNLVISDAAKSTREISTFFETVQDVYNFFSSSAPRWSQLALGEEESSKLRKITLKKVCATRWEARHNALFSLKQRFVDVLKAFTRIQLTSTKKDEINIATALKKKLESAEFVLLLCIWEKILKSLFVVSKILQSVSIDLQQAFELLKNAHAEISKLRDEYDTFVDNSKTVCKFWNIPFMFLHKRQRFATKFHDEFDNDRRLTVTEDNFKVTIFNPLIDTTLQKLKERFIGMQVINDNFGILIPNTMITISEEKLIGSSYDFINKYRDDVNSDFTCYCIFMTIPVTSASAERSFSKLKLIKNYLRNTISQDRLNNIAVLNIERLNTSRIDVDTIIDKFANVKARKKNFLK; encoded by the exons ATGTCAAAAAGAACATTTTTGAGTGGTTgtgaaaaacgaaaaataaaat atATTCATGAACTAGTTCAGGATGATGCCGATGGACAAACAttaacatcaaaatataatattgaaactgaACAAAACAAGGATACAG aaaataatgtttgcgGTATGGGCTATGAACTAGACTTAAAATCAGATTACCCAACCGACCGTGGAAAATTTGATGAAGCAGTAACAGATACATTGAAAAGAAGCATACTGAAATTTGGCTCATGTAGGCCTAGCATAGAATTTCCCAGGACTGAAAACAGATGCTTTTCtttacattattactatatggTAACAAAAGGTGGTTTAAAAATTCCACGTGATTGGCTATGTTATTCAGTGTTGTTAGATGTGGCATATTGTGAAACGTGTTGGCTATTCGCTGATCGAATGAGTGGGAAATTCAATAAAGAATGGATAGAAGGTGTGAGTGATTGGCAACATTTATCCCAAAGTATACAACGGCACGAAGCATCCATACAACACTTGTATGCATCTAAAGTTAGATCTTTATGGATTAAAAACCAaactatagatataaatatagaaaatcagTACTCTCAAGAGGCTATGTTATggagaaatgtattaaaacgtataataaaaatcattttatgttTGACTGCCGGTAATTCAGGATTGCGTGGTAATGAAGGTAGTTTGAAGATAAAAAATCCTAATGAaggtaattttttacgaaCTGTTAAATTACTTGCAGAGTTTGATCccgtcttaaataatataatgaatgacgaaaaacaaaacattaagtATCTCAGTCCATTGATCCAGAacgaaataatagatattttatcttCTGATCTTTGTCGTATAATTTGTGATGACATTAGATCAAGTTGTTTTTTCTCAGTTATCATAGACTCAACACAAGATATAACTAAAGAAGATCAAGTTAGTCTTATCATTCGTTACACTGTTGttgattatgaaaaaaagCATATAGAAATTAGAGAATCATTTTtagg AGGTCAGGGATATGATGGAGCAGCTGTCATGAGTGGTACTAACTCAGGTGTTCAAAAAAGAATTCTTGAAATAGTACCAAATGCCACATTTGTACATTGTTGctctcataatttaaatttggtcaTAAGCGATGCTGCCAAAAGTACTAGAGAAATATCAACGTTTTTTGAAACTGTTCaagatgtatacaatttttttagttccaGTGCACCGCGATGGTCTCAACTAGCTCTTGGAGAAGAAGAAAGttcaaaattaagaaaaataacattaaaaaaggtATGCGCTACGCGTTGGGAGGCACGCCACaatgcattattttcattgaaacAGCGTTTTGTGGATGTTTTAAAAGCTTTTACAAGAATTCAGTTAACTAGTACTAAAAAAGatgaaattaatatagccACAGCTCTTAAAAAGAAACTTGAATCAGCAGagtttgttttacttttatgtatttgggaaaaaatattgaagtctTTGTTTGTTGTTTCCAAAATTCTGCAATCTGTTTCTATAGATTTACAACAAGCATTTGAGCTGTTAAAAAATGCGCATGCagaaatttcaaaactaaGAGATGAGTATGATACATTTGTAGATAACTCTAAAACTGTATGCAAATTTTGGAATATACCATTTATGTTTCTTCACAAACGTCAACGATTTGCAACTAAGTTCCATGATGAGTTTGATAATGATAGAAGGCTGACCGTAAcagaagataattttaaagtgaccATATTTAATCCTTTAATAGATACTACTTTACAAAAGCTCAAAGAGAGATTTATTGGCATGCaagtaattaatgataattttggtatATTAATACCAAACACAATGATTACAATATCAGAAGAAAAATTGATAGGATCatcttatgattttataaataaatacagagATGATGTCAACTCAGATTTCACATG ttattgtatatttatgactATTCCTGTGACATCAGCTTCAGCAGAACGTTCATTTTCCAAACTTaaactgattaaaaattatctacggAATACGATATCACAAGATCGACTAAACAATATtgctgtattaaatattgagaGGCTTAATACATCACGAATCGATGTAGAtactattattgataaatttgcTAATGTAAAAGCTagaaaaaagaattttttgaaatag